Within the Sphingobium baderi genome, the region GGACGCGTGATCTTGCTCAGCGAGAACTCAGGGTTCTTCTGGCCCTTGGGACGGCCGAAATGGGCGAGGATCAGCACCTTCGCGCCGCGGTCGGCCAGTTCGAGGATCGTGGGCATCGCGGCGCGCAGGCGGGTGTCGTCGCTGACCGAACCGTCCTGCATCGGCACGTTCAGGTCCTCGCGCACCAGCACGGCCTTGCCGTGGATGTCGCCCATATCGTCAAGCGTCTTGAAGGGCTTCACGCCGCACTCCCCTGCTGCAAGGAAAGCCGCCGCCGGTCACGGGACCGGCGGCGGCAAGGATATTAAAGATACTTCGCGACCACGCCGGTCGTGTCGATCATGCGGTTCGAGAAACCCCATTCATTGTCATACCAGCTCAGCACGCGGACCAGCTTGCCGTCGATGACCGCCGTTTCCAGGCTGTCGACGGTGGAGCTGCGCGGATCGCCATTATAGTCGATCGACACCAGCGGTTCGTCCGAATAGCCGAGGATGTCCTTGAGCGGGCCGGCTTCCGACGCGGCCTTGAGCAGACCGTTGACTTCCTCGACAGTCGTGTCGCGCTTGGCGATGAACTTGAGGTCGACGACCGAGACGTTCGGGGTCGGCACGCGGACCGAGGAGCCGTCCAGCTTGCCCTTGAGGTCAGGCAGCACTTCACCCACCGCGCGGGCGGCGCCGGTGGTGGTCGGGATCATCGACAAAGCGGCGGCGCGGGCGCGGCGCATGTCCTTGTGGATCTGATCCAGCGTGTTCTGGTCGTTGGTATAGCTGTGGATCGTCGTCATGAAGCCGCTTTCGATGCCGATGGCGTCGTGCAGCACCTTGGCGAGCGGGGCGAGGCAGTTAGTGGTGCAGCTCGCGTTGGAGATCACCACATCGTCGGCGCTCAGCGAGTCATGGTTGACGCCGTAAACAACGGTCTTGTCCACGCCCGTCGCGGGGGCGGAGATGACGACGCGCTTCGCGCCTGCGGTCAGGTGCGCGCTTGCCTTCGCCTTGTCGGCGAAGATGCCGGTGCATTCGAGGGCGATGTCCACGCCCTGCGCGGCATGGGGCAGCTTGGCCGGATCGCGTTCGGCGGTGACGGCGATGCGCTTGCCGTTGATGACGAGGGCATCGCCGTCGACGCTCACTTCGCCGGGAAAATTGCCGTGCACGCTGTCGCGCTTGAACAGCAGGGCGTTGGACTTGGCATCGCCCAGATCGTTGATGCTGACCAGTTCCAGGTCATGATCGTTACGCTCCAGAATGGCGCGCGCGACAAGGCGGCCGATGCGCCCGAAACCGTTGATTGCTACCTTCGTTGCCACTGCAATTGACTCCCGTTTTGCGTGTTGGCTTGGATATGTTCAGGCGAGCGCGGCCGCGATCTGCGGCGCGATCTTGGCGGCCGTGAGGCCGAAATGGTCGTAGAGCACTTCGGCCGGAGCCGATGCGCCAAAGCTGTCGATACCGAAACGCAGCGCGGCATAGCGTTCCCAGCCGAAAGTCGTGCCCGCCTCAATCGACGCGTGCAAGACGCCCTGCGGCAGAATGTCGTCCTTGTACGACTGCGTCTGCGCTTCGAAATGCGCCCAGCTCGGCATGGAGACGACATCCGCGCCGATGCCCTGCGCTTCGAGCGCTTCGGCAGTGGCGACGGCGATCTCGACTTCCGATCCGGTGGCGATCAGCACGACCTTGCGGTCCGCCTTGGCCGCGCGCAGGCGGTAGGCGCCCTTGGCCGACAGATTCTCGCCCGCCTTCTCCGTGCGGAGCTGCGGCAGATTCTGGCGGGTCAGCGCCAATACGGAGGGACCAGTCGCGTCCTTGAGCGCCAGTTCCCAGCATTCCGCCGTCTCGACCACATCGGCGGGGCGATAGACGTCGAGATTGGGGATCATGCGAAGCGACATGACATGCTCGATCGGCTGATGCGTCGGGCCGTCTTCGCCAAGGCCGATGGAATCGTGCGTCAGAACGTGGATCACTCGCTGCTGCTGGAGCGCGGCCAGACGGATGCCGCCGCGCATATAGTCGGAGAAGACGAGGAATGTGCCGCCATAGGGGATGACGCCACCGTGCAGCGCCATGCCGTTCATCGCGCAGGCCATGCCGAATTCGCGGATGCCGTAATAGATGTAGCGGCCCGCATAATCGTCACGGGTCAGCGGCCCGGTGGACTTGGTCTTGGTGTTGTTGGAGCCGGTGAGGTCGGCCGATCCGCCCACGGTTTCGGGCAGCAGGTCGTTGATCACGCCGAGCGCCAGTTCGCTGGCCTTGCGGGTCGCCACCTTCTGCGGCGCAGCGATCAGGCTGTCGATATAGGCGTCGAGCGAGAAGCCGGCGGGCAGTTCCCCCGCCATGCGGCGCTCAAATTCCGCCTTTTGTCCGTTGCTTGCGAGACGACCTTCCCATTTGGCGCGAATGGGCGCGCCCCTCGCACCGATTTCGCGCCATCCGGCGGCGACATCTTCGGGGATGACGAACGGTTCGGCTGCCCAGCCCAGAAATTCGCGCGCGGCGGCGACTTCCGCTTCGCCCAGCGCGGAGCCGTGGACGCCGGACGTGCCTGCCTTGTTGGGCGCGCCATAACCGATCTTGGTGGAGCAGGCGATCAACGAGGGACGCGGATCGGCCAGCGCCTCGTCGATGG harbors:
- the gap gene encoding type I glyceraldehyde-3-phosphate dehydrogenase — its product is MATKVAINGFGRIGRLVARAILERNDHDLELVSINDLGDAKSNALLFKRDSVHGNFPGEVSVDGDALVINGKRIAVTAERDPAKLPHAAQGVDIALECTGIFADKAKASAHLTAGAKRVVISAPATGVDKTVVYGVNHDSLSADDVVISNASCTTNCLAPLAKVLHDAIGIESGFMTTIHSYTNDQNTLDQIHKDMRRARAAALSMIPTTTGAARAVGEVLPDLKGKLDGSSVRVPTPNVSVVDLKFIAKRDTTVEEVNGLLKAASEAGPLKDILGYSDEPLVSIDYNGDPRSSTVDSLETAVIDGKLVRVLSWYDNEWGFSNRMIDTTGVVAKYL
- the tkt gene encoding transketolase → MTVSEKTLANAIRALSMDAVQAANSGHPGMPMGMADVATVLFSDYLKFDPSQPKWADRDRFVLSAGHGSMLIYSLLHLTGYARPTIEDIRNFRQLGSPCAGHPENFELAGVEATTGPLGSGLATAVGMAIAERHLNAEFGDDLVDHRTWVIAGDGCLMEGINHEAIGLAGHLNLGRLIVLWDDNKITIDGAVDLSSNEDIRARYAATGWHVVSCDGHDTADVRRAIDEALADPRPSLIACSTKIGYGAPNKAGTSGVHGSALGEAEVAAAREFLGWAAEPFVIPEDVAAGWREIGARGAPIRAKWEGRLASNGQKAEFERRMAGELPAGFSLDAYIDSLIAAPQKVATRKASELALGVINDLLPETVGGSADLTGSNNTKTKSTGPLTRDDYAGRYIYYGIREFGMACAMNGMALHGGVIPYGGTFLVFSDYMRGGIRLAALQQQRVIHVLTHDSIGLGEDGPTHQPIEHVMSLRMIPNLDVYRPADVVETAECWELALKDATGPSVLALTRQNLPQLRTEKAGENLSAKGAYRLRAAKADRKVVLIATGSEVEIAVATAEALEAQGIGADVVSMPSWAHFEAQTQSYKDDILPQGVLHASIEAGTTFGWERYAALRFGIDSFGASAPAEVLYDHFGLTAAKIAPQIAAALA